Sequence from the Cuniculiplasma divulgatum genome:
GTAATTGCACTGGAGTTTCCCTGCGCGGCAATGGCAGCGGCGAGCCTGAGTACCTGGCCAGCTGCCCCTGCAATCTTCCAGGGAACCTGTATTGCTCCCCTGGTGGCAATGTCCATGGCCTCCCTTCTCCTCTTCTTTTCCTCCTCTGTTGATTTCGGCATTTTCCACGCTGCAAAGAGCCTGTTGAAGGCTGCCTCATCCTCCTCCATAAGGGATCTGAGATCTGCCGTCAGCTTCCTGCTCTTCTCCAGGACCTGCTTCATTGTCTCCTGGGCACCCTCATATCCTTTCTTGCCTATGGTGAGGCCGGCCACCATGCTGACAAGCGATGCCGCAACCACAGATACTGCTGCGCTGGCTGCCCCGCCACCGGGTGCAGGGCTTGGGCTTGCCAGCCGTTCCATAAAACTATCCAGTGTTTCCATTTATTCACCCCACATCTTTGTTTCCAGAATCTGCTTTCTGCTGAACCCGCTCAACTGCAGATAGAAGCTGGCGGTTCCTGTTATGGCATCAAGCGGCGTGAGCCCTATGATCTCGGATTCAGCCACCGTGATTCCATATCTTGAGGCTTCAAGTTTCACCATTTCATACGCCCTGTAGATGGGTGTTTTCCTGAAATTTGTAAGATTCATGGATATCTGCACCATGTTCTTGTCATCAAGGAAAAAAGCAAGAGCTTTCACAAATGTGAAACCGCCGTCCCTGGCCCTGAGGGCACTGGCTATTTTCTTTCCCTTCTCCATGTCCGTTGTGTTAAGGTTAACGTTGTACGCTATTAGGAAATCCCTGGCACCGATTATGCTGGCTCCCGCACTGCCCACCTTTGCTAGCCCGAAATCCGGCTTCCACTTCTCCTCCCCTATGGCTTCCTTAAGCTGCTCATACTGGAAACTCTTGCTTCTTATGTTCTCAAGGCTCCGTCTGGATTCAACAGCGGCCGCCTCCCCATAGAGGTAAACTGGGATCTTGAGTTCCTCGCCAACCCTTTTCCCGAGCTCCCTTGCCATTTCAATACATTCCTTCATGGTTACCCCTGAGACAGGGATAAAAGGTATAACATCTGATGCACCAAATCTGGGGTGCTCGCCCGAATGATGGTTCAGGTCTATGAGTTCGGCGGCTCTCTTGATCCCCTGGAACGCCGCCTCAACAGCCCTTGATCCGTCGCTGAGGAATGTCACCACTGACCTGTTGTGGTTCTCATCCATCTCGGAATCCAGTATTCTTACGGTTGGTACGGCGGCGATTGCCGCCACTATTTCATCAACTATCTTCCTGTCACGCCCTTCGCTGAAGTTTGGGACGCACTCAACAAGGCTCATGGCTTCCCATCGCTAACACCAATATTAATGTTTGAACTCACTTTTCATCGATTGTTGCATCATGGTTCAGAATATATGAGGATCATTGGCCGAACATAGGCGCAGAATCTCCCCGGATGGCCACTTTCATTGACATTTAACGCCGGATGCGTACTGTGTCAATAGATTTGCAATACACCAGTTTGTGGACAAAAAGCTTAATATGATCCAACCTGGTATAAGCTTGGTTATCAGGTTGTATACCTGATTGTTTTCCGACCTGATGAAGGAAAGATAAACAAAGACTTTAGGTACTGCAACGGAATGATAACGTTACCCGCAATAGGAGTTGGAGAAATGATTTCAGAGCATGAGTATAAGATAAAGAGAATAGACAAAAGAGACGGTACAGAGGTCGACTTTGACGTTACAAAGATTTCAAGGGCGATCTATAAGGCCATGCTCTCAGTGAAGGCAGGTTCCATGAAGGAAGCTGACGAGGTTGCTGATAAAGTTGTCAGGGAAGTTGAGAAGGAGACGCTGAGACCCACAGTCGAGCAGATCCAGGACAAGGTGGAACAGGTCCTGATGGCTTCCTCCAAGAAGGGCAACCGCTATAACGATGTTGCAAAGGCCTACATCCTTTACAGGGAAAAGAGAAGGACAATAAGGGAAGAAAAGGAGAGAATTGGGGTAAAGGATGACCTTAAGCTCTCAATAAATGCAGTTAAGACCCTTGAGGCAAGGTATCTGCTCAAGGATGAGGATGGGAAGATCGTTGAGACTCCGAGCCAGATGTTCAGGCGTGTGGCTAACCATGTTGGCATAGTGAATCTCCTTTATGATTACAGGACGTTCCAGAAGACAGGAAAACTCCCCAAGAACGGCAGGATTATAGGAAGCCTGGCAACCACGCAGATGGAGGTGCTTGAGAGGGCGTTTGGCCACCTCAGCCAGGAGGGACAGATCTCAGGCACATTCCAGGAATTCATGGAGTTTGTTCAGACAAAGCCTACTTCCACCCCGGAGATAATTGATCAGTACTACAACGTCATGACAAGGCTGGAATTCGTTCCAAATTCACCCACCCTGATGAATGCCGGGGCAAGGCTTGGACAGCTTTCAGCCTGCTTCGTTCTCCCTGTTGGTGACAGCATAGAGGAGATTTTTGATGCCCTGAAGTACCAGGCGATGATACACAAATCTGGCGGAGGTACAGGTTTCTCATTCTCACGACTCAGGGAGAAGGACGATCTTGTTGGATCAACCAAGGGGGTTGCATCCGGTCCTGTGTCGTTCATGAAGATATTCGACACAACCACGGATGTGATAAAGCAGGGTGGCAAGAGAAGAGGTGCGAACATGGGTATACTCAGATACGACCACCCCGATATAATGGAGTTCATAATGAGCAAGGACTCTGAAAACACCATACTGAGCAATTTCAACATATCTGTGGGCATGACCGATGAGTTCTTTGAGAAACTTGACGCTGATGAGTATGTGGACCTCAGGAGCCCCAGGAGCGGAAAAATAGTGAGCCGCATCAAGGCCAGGAGCATGTGGGACACCATAATAAACAAGGCATGGCAGACGGCAGACCCCGGACTGATATTCCTGGATGAGATAAACAGGAAGAACCCGGTAAGGCACATAGCCGACATTGAGGCAACCAATCCATGTGGGGAACAGCCGCTCATGCCCTATGAACCGTGCAACCTTGGTTCCATAAATCTTGGAAAGTTCGTGAAGGATGGTTCTGTGGACTGGGATCATTTGAGGGAGGTCATAAGGATTTCAACAAAATTCCTTGATGATGTCATTGACGCCAATAAGTTCCCTGTTGAAAAAATAGAGAAGATGGCCAGGACTACCAGGAAGATAGGACTGGGATACATGGGATTCGCAGACCTGCTTGCTCTGCTTGGAATACCATACAACAGCGGTGATGGCCTGGAGATGGGTGAAAGAGTCATGAGCTTCCTTGAGAAAGAATCCCATGCCGAATCCCACGATCTGGCTGAGGAACGCGGGGTTTTCCCTGGCTGGTACGGTTCCACGCATGAAAAGGAGGGAATCACCATGAGGAACTCCACCACAACAACCATTGCGCCAACCGGAACAATCTCCATAATTGCAAACTGTTCCTCTTCCATTGAGCCGCTGTTCGCAATTGCCTTTGTCAGGCATGTCCTGAACGGCCAGGAGCTCATGGAGGTGAATCCAATATTTGAGCAGATGCTCAAGGACAGGAACCTGTATTCCGAGGATCTCATGCATGAGGTTGCAGTCACGGGAAATCTCCACAATATTGCCCTTCCCGATGACATCAAGAGAGTGTTCGTCACGGCACATGAGATAGACCCGGAATGGCATGTGCTCATGCAGGCAACATTCCAGAGATACTGCGATTCAGGCGTTTCAAAGACCATAAACCTGCCGTCCACGGCCACGCCAGAGGACATCGCCAAGGCTTACCTGATGGCACACGAACTTCACTGCAAGGGAATAACGGTATACAGGGACAGGAGCAAGACGGAGCAGGTTCTCTACTCCGGAACGCAGGCTGCAAAGAAAGCCAGGAAGCCTGATCCCAAGAAGCCTGAGGCAGAGAAGCAGACCATAGAACTCATGACAAAGGTGCCTGACAAATACCTGAAGCTTGAGGCAACATTTGACCCTGCCTGCCCCACCGGAAAATGTGACAAGTAATCACATTTTCTGGCTCACAATCTTTTTACAACCATCCCGTTTGCCATCCCTCCACCCTCACATATGGCAATCAAACCGGTTCTCTTGTTTTTTATTTCCAGCGCATTGATCATTGTTGAGAGCACCCTTGTGCCTGTTGCACCAAGGGGATGGCCCATAGCAATTGCCCCACCCAGTACATTCAGACGGTCCAGTGGAACATCGAATTCTTCCTGCCAGGCCATAACAACAGGTGCAAATGCTTCGTTGACCTCGAACAGGTCAATTTCTGATATATCCAATCCTGACCTTGAAAGCACTTTCTTTGTCACCGGAATTGGTCCTGTTAGCATTGTGACAGGATCAACACCAACTGCCCCCATGGACAAGATCTCCGCACGGGGCTTCAGGTTGTATTTCTCCACAGCTTCCTCCGACGCAATAGCTGAGATGCTTGCGCCATCTGAAATCTGGCTGGAGTTCCCTGCAGTTATGAGCGTCAGGCCACGGAATGCTGGGGGAAGGGATTTCATCTTTTCCAGGTCCGGATTGGCCCTGACACCTTCATCATGATCAAGAATTGTGACAATCTCACCATCGCCCGTGACGTCAGCCTGCACCGGCATGAGTTCCTGCGCAATCATGTCTCTGGAGGCGGCAGCCTTGACGTGGCTCATGTAACTGAATTCATCCAGCTCATCTCGGTGGAATCCATACTTCTTCGCAATAAGTTCCGCGCCATAAGCCTGGCTGAACCATTCCTTATCCAGTCCGTATCGCATTGCTAGACCAAGTGTTATTGGATTTCCGGTGCTGTTAATAGTGCTCCCCATGGGAACACGTGACATTGATTCTACGCCTCCAGCCATTATGAGGTCTTCAGTTCTTGAAATCACCGCCTGAGCAGCGAATGAGACTGCCTGGAGACTGGATCCGCACTGTCTGTCTATGGTGGTTCCTGGCACAGATTCAGGCATTCCTGCAGAGAGCCATGCGTTCCTTGCAATATTGAAGCCCTGATCGCCGGCCTGCGTGACGCATCCCACAATAAAGTCATCGTACGACTCCGGAAGTACGCCAATCCTTTTCACCTCTCCCTTCAGGAGATTCCCAAGAAGATCCACCGGGTGGATTTCCTTCAGTGATCCATTTCTCTTCCCGATTGGCGTCCTGATGGCGTCCACAATATATGCCTTTCCGATCTCTTTACTCATTTTTTTCACCTCTGCCATTCCGTGTACAATTATCCATCTTCACAAAATCCAGTGCATGCTTTCCCAGGACTTTCACAATACTGTCAGTTACAGGCATATCGCTCAACTTTCTGAAACATGATAAAGTGTATATTAACTTCTTTGCCGGTGAGATACCGGAGTGACCTGCATAATATGGTGTCAAGGAAGGCAAATTGCACCGGAACTGGGGATATGCCTTAAGATTGAGGCCAATGACATTTTATGCTGTCATTATTGGCATGCTGCTTTTCAGGCATTATTCCATAAGGCTACAAGAAAGGCAAAAATAAATATTGTCTGACTCAATCGCCTACCTCTAGGCAGGGGTTGTCGAGATTGGTCAAAGGCGCCAGATTGAGGGTCTGGTTCCGTAGGGATACGTGGGTTCAAATCCCATCCCCTGCATACCTATAAAAGTCCAAAGCAGTGTAAATCAAAACCAAATCTTGCAGGCTTTCTTTAAATAACCAGGTTTCGATTTCTGGGATATATTAATGTTAAAATAAAAATAAGCACAGTGATCGGGAAAGAGATCACCGGAAAGACCACTATCTGAAATGTATCTATGGACACCCTCAACCTTGGATATAAAGGCCTGGTTTCTTGCTGACCCTGTGGCATACCCTAAGGTGGGTCTTACTGACTCATTGGACACATTTCATTATCACAGTGAAACGGTAAATAAGGGTAAAGGAAGGGGGTAACTGATTGCAACGTGTAAATGAGTGCAGAGACATTAATTATCTTGAATCTACATTAGATAATGTATAAATTTATATATTAAGAAAAACCAACTTATGGGCATAAGAATTAGAACATATACTAAAAATAGCTCGGTCATAGAAACAATCAATCTCCTCTTTATGGATATTAAGCCACTTGGGAATCGTGCTATTCCTAACGAAATGATAGACAACAACTCAGTTGTGGACATTATGCCAAATAAAGAAAGGTTATTGAAGTGAAAATAAGTTATAACTATTAGGAGGGGGAAAAGAATGGCGAACCAAGTTATTCCGCCTACAATAGTACGGACTTCCTTATCTGGAAAAACAGTATATAAAAGCAAGATTGATTGAATCCCTGTTTGACTCCTCCTTCTTCCGGATATACTTAAAGAAAAGTTATGTTGATTTACATCGTAATGGAAATTATCTTCGATACTAACATCTTGGATATCATTCCCATTTTTATCTCTCGCAAACAAAACTGGTTCGTATTCATGAGTAACTCCTTCTTCAAAATCGAATGAAACACTTAATGTTTCATTGGCAAAAAAACTGATAACAACATTAAAAAAAGGAGCCCTGTAAAGTGGCAAGAAGCTTACCGTCCTATCAGATATGTTCTTCTCGGGATCTTCATACTCTAAATACCGAAGTTTTATCACATAATATTCCTGCGGTTGAATTGGTCTTGAAAGAACCATCCATGCCAGAAATATTTCATCTGTGTCTAGTTTTGCTTTAATACCCTCTGCTAATCTATTTCTAATATCCTCCTTAGTGAGAAATGGGATTAAATTACCTTCCTCATCAATAATAGAGAGACCACTTCTGAATTCTTCCATTTCCAGTGCTATTTCAGATAATGGCGATTTGCCAGTATTGAATAGAGTGATTGTCTCCATGACCTCACGTCTGAGCAGACCGCCAGTGTGATTTAAATTAATTCTACGAGATGCAATGCTAAGTTCTGATGGATAAGAAAAAATGCAAATCACCAGAAAGACTGAAAGATTTTACCTCTTCTTGTATGTTAATGTCTTTACGTCTCCATTTTCAAGTTCCACCTTTACATATGATGGAATTAACGGAAACACCTTTATTCCTTTTTTATATTTAGATGGAGCTCGGGTTATTATAATTCTTTTAGCTCCTTTTATATCGGAGAAATATTTTGTCATACAAAATAGATAGTAGACAGAGTAATAATAATTTTCTCAATTTGGACAATGTCGTTTTTTCACTGGTTGAACTGGAATGTATCATTCTGTCTCTGGCTGGACGGTTCCACCCACCACTTGCCGAACAATACTCCCAGTATGTATCCGTAAATAACCACTGAAACCAGGCCTGCAACAACCGTCAGAACATAATAGGTGTTCCCGTATTCGCTTCTGCTCAAAAGACCAAGCAGTACGTCAAAGAGAATCCACAATATTAAACCGAAGGCTATCCCCTTGACCTTATCATTTCTCCCAGGTATTCTGTGCACTGCAACACCAAAGATTGCGCCAAGTATCAGGCCTCCTATGATTCCCTCGATTATAAGCCCAACAGGCGCAATTGTCACTTCAGAATTATATATAGAAGACGCCGAAATGGTTATGGCAGAGGTCGAGAACTCTTTCGCATAAACACTCAGAGCAGACATTATACTTGATTTTTCAACATAAAGTATAATTTCTGTAAGAACCGCAAGTACTGCCCCATAAAGAATACCGGCAACAGCGCCGGCTTTCGCTCCTGTTGAACCTCTTCCCATTTCAATCAATGATATATAACATTCGCATGTATAAATATTATTCCATCTTCCCTGTTCGTCAACACGGGGTGCGATTCTATTAAGCAAACAACGGAATGATGAAGGTAGAATTCAAGGAAGAAAATTAGAGATGATGTAAACTCATCGGCCACAGAAAATAAAAAAAATTATGATGGCAAACAGAGATACCTGCGCTGCTTATGGTGGAGCAGCCAGATGTCCGTTCAGAGCCATGTAACCTATGACCAGCGCAAATATTGTGCCTATCCCAAGGATTATCCACTCAACATAGTATATGGATTTCCTTGATCCTTCGGGCTTGATGTAGGCAATTGGAGCCAGAAGGGCGCCGATACCATCAAAGAGATATAGTCCCAGTGCTGTTATGAGGTCCTGTCCAGTCTCAAGCTTCAGCTCAACTATGCTGTATGCCCCAACAAGCACGTAAATTCCCATCAGGAGGAATAGCATTGGTACCATGCCCAGATGCATGTTCTTATAAACCATCACTGCGGATACCATAAGGAGAAGCCCAAACAGAAGCAGAGGATCGCCAAACAGCATATTGTAAGGAGTTCCAAAGCTGGTCATTGGCCAGGC
This genomic interval carries:
- the ftcD gene encoding glutamate formimidoyltransferase; amino-acid sequence: MSLVECVPNFSEGRDRKIVDEIVAAIAAVPTVRILDSEMDENHNRSVVTFLSDGSRAVEAAFQGIKRAAELIDLNHHSGEHPRFGASDVIPFIPVSGVTMKECIEMARELGKRVGEELKIPVYLYGEAAAVESRRSLENIRSKSFQYEQLKEAIGEEKWKPDFGLAKVGSAGASIIGARDFLIAYNVNLNTTDMEKGKKIASALRARDGGFTFVKALAFFLDDKNMVQISMNLTNFRKTPIYRAYEMVKLEASRYGITVAESEIIGLTPLDAITGTASFYLQLSGFSRKQILETKMWGE
- a CDS encoding cyclodeaminase/cyclohydrolase family protein; this translates as METLDSFMERLASPSPAPGGGAASAAVSVVAASLVSMVAGLTIGKKGYEGAQETMKQVLEKSRKLTADLRSLMEEDEAAFNRLFAAWKMPKSTEEEKKRRREAMDIATRGAIQVPWKIAGAAGQVLRLAAAIAAQGNSSAITDAGSALEFSLASIRAALQNVEINLKSLSDHEYAESERMKVKVFTEDALEIYKNATKDVRRRMQA
- a CDS encoding thiolase family protein gives rise to the protein MSKEIGKAYIVDAIRTPIGKRNGSLKEIHPVDLLGNLLKGEVKRIGVLPESYDDFIVGCVTQAGDQGFNIARNAWLSAGMPESVPGTTIDRQCGSSLQAVSFAAQAVISRTEDLIMAGGVESMSRVPMGSTINSTGNPITLGLAMRYGLDKEWFSQAYGAELIAKKYGFHRDELDEFSYMSHVKAAASRDMIAQELMPVQADVTGDGEIVTILDHDEGVRANPDLEKMKSLPPAFRGLTLITAGNSSQISDGASISAIASEEAVEKYNLKPRAEILSMGAVGVDPVTMLTGPIPVTKKVLSRSGLDISEIDLFEVNEAFAPVVMAWQEEFDVPLDRLNVLGGAIAMGHPLGATGTRVLSTMINALEIKNKRTGLIAICEGGGMANGMVVKRL
- a CDS encoding DUF981 domain-containing protein codes for the protein MTFVDPLAVMLIGLAMGTFLGAFYYYFKARGNEEQIRNLVVPALAIGFFDFISGFYMSFAWPMTSFGTPYNMLFGDPLLLFGLLLMVSAVMVYKNMHLGMVPMLFLLMGIYVLVGAYSIVELKLETGQDLITALGLYLFDGIGALLAPIAYIKPEGSRKSIYYVEWIILGIGTIFALVIGYMALNGHLAAPP
- a CDS encoding adenosylcobalamin-dependent ribonucleoside-diphosphate reductase: MITLPAIGVGEMISEHEYKIKRIDKRDGTEVDFDVTKISRAIYKAMLSVKAGSMKEADEVADKVVREVEKETLRPTVEQIQDKVEQVLMASSKKGNRYNDVAKAYILYREKRRTIREEKERIGVKDDLKLSINAVKTLEARYLLKDEDGKIVETPSQMFRRVANHVGIVNLLYDYRTFQKTGKLPKNGRIIGSLATTQMEVLERAFGHLSQEGQISGTFQEFMEFVQTKPTSTPEIIDQYYNVMTRLEFVPNSPTLMNAGARLGQLSACFVLPVGDSIEEIFDALKYQAMIHKSGGGTGFSFSRLREKDDLVGSTKGVASGPVSFMKIFDTTTDVIKQGGKRRGANMGILRYDHPDIMEFIMSKDSENTILSNFNISVGMTDEFFEKLDADEYVDLRSPRSGKIVSRIKARSMWDTIINKAWQTADPGLIFLDEINRKNPVRHIADIEATNPCGEQPLMPYEPCNLGSINLGKFVKDGSVDWDHLREVIRISTKFLDDVIDANKFPVEKIEKMARTTRKIGLGYMGFADLLALLGIPYNSGDGLEMGERVMSFLEKESHAESHDLAEERGVFPGWYGSTHEKEGITMRNSTTTTIAPTGTISIIANCSSSIEPLFAIAFVRHVLNGQELMEVNPIFEQMLKDRNLYSEDLMHEVAVTGNLHNIALPDDIKRVFVTAHEIDPEWHVLMQATFQRYCDSGVSKTINLPSTATPEDIAKAYLMAHELHCKGITVYRDRSKTEQVLYSGTQAAKKARKPDPKKPEAEKQTIELMTKVPDKYLKLEATFDPACPTGKCDK